Proteins from a genomic interval of Candidatus Rubidus massiliensis:
- the spoVD gene encoding Sporulation-specific penicillin-binding protein: MKYNRSKSRNPSLDIPEKANRVLNIILIALLLIVFRIWHLSVIQYEVRLEEFRKPQVRTILEPAKRATIRDRFNIPLALNKIQYNAAIVYGPLRQISPVKWELVDGKKVKKYKRKDYISKLSQLLGQELNLDPERIEDLIYSKAIFYCQVPFVLKENISEHEYYRLKMLEKDWLGIQVQRIPVRFYPKEKVASDLIGYMGAINKPEYENILQQIKSLQQYIEQIKHGEDPTDELQLSLDDAELKLNELQARAYSITDYVGKAGIEAYFEQDLRGYHGKKSFYSDAKGNFLRELPGARPPLPGQRILLTISAELQEYAEKLLIQNETIREGKISKIDSKNPFINKKQPWVKGGGIIVMDPNNGQILAMASHPRHDPNDFVFTGPQDAVNKKRIRINCWLENENYLSNLWNQKIPLERELFSYKENAYYTDKKIIDWKTYLSFILPDENTVKRKFSSLTTVYHAIDLQKNIKLLLETLNTSNLYAAFNTIYDQEPHKKYQKKNFTKEEELISNGIKDKQAIISTIKKNLDPYFKNINYNYDKVLLTDLCQLIVDCKSFDSRLIKKFGRVSLETHKQNCANLSQIQQFLKESVKEQYHEKDFKAWRKQNEKQLLKNLRDHEKKNKLPAKPYVDFFDSMENQLFNVFWEENKWELTYAFLTGKEASTIENYNLFLRQWFNELDKGAHKETEWFNAYQELKKELSLIEKDLAIRYFKTLKSYHDLTQPLYGTYRSIRGKDKQLTKHLAAAFYPLYGYGYGRSNLYRQATTQGSLFKLVTAYEALKQRYTDLNETNPHYIQLNPLNIVDQVYKSAKGLCVGYHSDGKPIPQIYKGGRLLKSAISSIGKIDVIRAIETSSNPYFSLLAGDVLHSPNDLAEAAKSFGFGSKTGINLNGEIAGKIPADLETNRTGLYAMANGQHSLVVTPLQTCVMLASIANSGKILKPNIVLKMAGTKFPTNHLENSEVLSKEWVIKSFPTSILRKILLPPVIRNILLEGMSKVVQRQLSEGLSALSRLYKNHPEAIGDYIELQDDIIGKTSTAEKVETIDLDPYTGTNTYTHIWFGGIAFEEGTTKNKQTFLFKDRFGKPEVVVVIYLKFGTWGKEAAPLAAQMVKKWREIKKHHKAL, encoded by the coding sequence ATGAAATATAATCGTAGTAAATCTAGAAATCCCTCTTTAGATATACCTGAGAAGGCTAATCGTGTATTAAACATTATTTTAATCGCCTTGTTACTTATTGTTTTTAGAATTTGGCATTTATCAGTAATTCAATATGAAGTTCGTTTAGAAGAATTTCGAAAACCTCAAGTTAGAACGATCTTAGAGCCTGCAAAGAGAGCCACTATAAGGGATAGATTTAACATTCCATTAGCTTTAAACAAAATTCAATACAATGCAGCCATTGTTTATGGTCCCTTACGGCAGATTTCTCCCGTTAAGTGGGAGCTGGTAGACGGAAAAAAAGTTAAAAAGTATAAAAGAAAAGATTATATATCGAAACTGTCCCAATTATTGGGTCAAGAGCTTAACTTAGATCCTGAAAGGATCGAAGATTTAATATATTCTAAAGCTATTTTCTACTGTCAAGTCCCTTTTGTCTTAAAAGAAAATATATCAGAACACGAATATTATCGATTAAAGATGCTTGAAAAGGATTGGTTGGGAATACAAGTTCAACGAATCCCTGTACGTTTTTATCCAAAGGAAAAAGTAGCGTCTGATCTTATTGGGTATATGGGAGCTATTAATAAACCAGAATATGAAAATATTCTCCAACAAATTAAATCTTTACAACAGTATATTGAACAAATTAAACATGGGGAAGACCCAACTGATGAGTTACAGCTCAGTCTAGATGATGCTGAACTCAAATTAAATGAGCTACAAGCTAGAGCCTATAGCATCACAGATTATGTCGGAAAAGCTGGAATCGAAGCCTATTTCGAACAAGATTTAAGGGGTTATCATGGTAAAAAAAGTTTTTATTCCGATGCTAAAGGTAATTTTTTAAGAGAATTACCGGGAGCTAGACCTCCATTACCTGGGCAAAGAATTCTACTCACCATATCGGCCGAACTGCAAGAATACGCCGAAAAACTATTAATCCAAAATGAAACGATTAGAGAAGGAAAAATTTCTAAAATAGATTCCAAGAATCCATTTATAAACAAAAAACAACCTTGGGTTAAAGGGGGTGGAATTATTGTTATGGATCCCAATAACGGACAAATTCTAGCTATGGCATCCCATCCAAGGCATGACCCCAATGATTTTGTTTTTACAGGCCCTCAAGATGCTGTGAATAAAAAAAGAATAAGAATTAATTGTTGGTTGGAAAATGAAAATTATTTAAGCAATTTATGGAACCAGAAAATCCCCTTAGAGCGTGAACTTTTTAGTTATAAAGAAAATGCTTACTACACTGATAAAAAAATTATAGATTGGAAAACTTATTTAAGTTTTATTTTACCCGACGAAAACACCGTAAAAAGAAAATTTTCCTCTTTAACTACTGTTTATCATGCCATCGATTTACAAAAAAACATAAAGTTACTTTTAGAAACTCTCAATACATCTAATCTTTACGCTGCTTTTAATACAATTTACGACCAAGAGCCTCATAAAAAATACCAAAAAAAAAATTTCACCAAAGAAGAAGAGTTAATATCGAATGGTATTAAAGACAAACAAGCAATTATTTCTACTATAAAAAAAAATCTTGATCCCTATTTTAAAAACATTAACTACAATTATGATAAAGTTCTATTGACCGATCTTTGTCAACTAATAGTTGATTGCAAATCATTTGATTCCCGTTTAATAAAAAAATTTGGAAGGGTAAGTTTAGAGACCCATAAGCAAAATTGTGCAAATTTATCACAAATCCAACAATTTCTAAAAGAAAGTGTCAAAGAACAATATCACGAAAAAGACTTTAAGGCTTGGCGCAAACAAAATGAAAAGCAATTGTTAAAAAATCTGCGTGATCACGAAAAAAAGAATAAACTCCCTGCTAAACCTTACGTAGATTTTTTTGACTCTATGGAAAACCAATTATTTAACGTATTTTGGGAAGAGAATAAATGGGAACTAACATACGCTTTTTTAACTGGCAAAGAAGCATCAACAATTGAAAACTATAACTTATTTTTAAGACAATGGTTCAATGAACTCGATAAAGGCGCACATAAGGAAACAGAATGGTTTAATGCTTATCAAGAACTAAAAAAAGAGCTCTCTTTAATCGAAAAGGATTTGGCAATTCGTTATTTTAAAACTTTGAAAAGTTATCACGACTTAACACAGCCATTATACGGAACATATCGATCTATTAGAGGAAAAGATAAACAATTAACAAAACATTTAGCTGCAGCTTTTTACCCTTTGTATGGTTACGGATATGGACGTTCTAATTTATACCGTCAAGCCACAACTCAAGGATCATTATTTAAATTAGTCACAGCCTATGAAGCGTTAAAGCAACGCTACACTGATTTAAATGAAACTAATCCTCATTATATACAACTTAATCCCTTAAATATAGTGGATCAAGTTTATAAAAGCGCAAAAGGGTTATGTGTTGGTTACCACTCAGATGGCAAACCAATTCCTCAAATCTATAAAGGAGGAAGACTTTTAAAAAGCGCAATTTCATCCATCGGAAAAATAGATGTAATACGTGCTATAGAAACGTCTAGTAATCCTTATTTTTCTTTACTAGCAGGAGATGTTTTACACAGCCCAAATGACTTAGCAGAAGCGGCTAAAAGTTTTGGTTTTGGAAGTAAGACTGGCATTAATCTAAATGGGGAAATAGCTGGAAAAATTCCAGCAGATTTAGAAACAAATCGCACCGGTCTTTATGCTATGGCAAATGGACAACATAGTCTTGTAGTTACTCCTTTACAAACATGCGTAATGTTAGCGTCCATAGCCAATAGTGGAAAAATTTTAAAGCCTAACATTGTATTAAAAATGGCTGGCACTAAATTTCCCACCAATCATTTAGAAAATTCTGAAGTTTTAAGTAAAGAATGGGTTATTAAATCGTTTCCTACATCTATCTTAAGAAAAATACTCTTGCCTCCCGTGATTAGAAATATTTTATTAGAAGGAATGTCTAAAGTTGTCCAAAGGCAGCTTTCGGAAGGACTTAGCGCCCTTTCTAGATTATATAAAAATCATCCTGAGGCCATCGGAGATTATATTGAATTACAAGATGATATTATAGGAAAGACAAGCACTGCTGAAAAAGTTGAAACAATAGATTTAGACCCCTATACCGGAACGAATACTTATACGCACATTTGGTTTGGGGGAATAGCGTTCGAAGAAGGCACTACCAAAAACAAACAGACATTTTTGTTTAAAGATAGATTTGGTAAACCTGAAGTCGTTGTTGTCATCTATCTTAAATTTGGAACATGGGGTAAGGAAGCCGCGCCCCTTGCAGCTCAAATGGTAAAAAAATGGAGAGAAATAAAAAAACACCATAAAGCTTTATAA
- the hemH gene encoding Ferrochelatase has product MKRSKIGVLLINLGTPDSPSNRDVYKYLIEFLTDKRVITSSWILRQILVRGFIVPRRYKQSAASYRAIWTKNGSPLLTHGQNLTKALQDYLGENFVIELAMRYQNPSIKKALKNILEYDLEKLIIFPLFPQYASATTGSVHEKVMDYFKNEQVIPNITFVEQYAAHPALIDSFIAVSKEKLQNHYDHILFSFHGLPKSHLTSLDKKNHCFKKTNCCQTLCTDNAKCYSAQCYSTAFAIANQLNLSKDDYSISFQSRLGKEPWLEPYTTNTIKDLVSIGKKKIAVFCPSFICDCLETTFEIGVEYQEEFKKLGGEVLDLIPGLNDHPVWVSGLANIIKEYAGQCEVALNPTYSSACQRDVDHILA; this is encoded by the coding sequence ATGAAACGAAGTAAAATAGGGGTTTTATTAATTAATTTAGGCACACCAGATTCTCCTTCAAATCGAGATGTGTATAAGTATTTAATAGAGTTTTTAACAGATAAAAGAGTGATTACATCGTCATGGATTTTAAGACAAATTCTTGTGAGAGGTTTTATTGTACCAAGACGTTATAAACAATCAGCCGCTTCCTATCGTGCCATTTGGACTAAAAATGGCTCGCCACTTCTAACACACGGACAAAATTTAACAAAAGCTTTACAAGATTACTTAGGCGAAAATTTTGTTATAGAACTAGCTATGCGATATCAAAACCCATCCATAAAAAAAGCACTAAAAAATATTTTAGAGTACGATTTAGAAAAGCTTATTATTTTTCCATTGTTTCCTCAATATGCATCAGCTACAACGGGTTCTGTGCATGAAAAAGTAATGGACTATTTTAAGAATGAACAGGTCATTCCAAACATAACTTTTGTTGAGCAATATGCCGCTCACCCAGCTTTAATAGATTCTTTTATTGCTGTATCTAAAGAAAAGCTACAAAACCATTACGATCATATTCTCTTTAGTTTTCACGGACTTCCCAAAAGCCATTTAACTAGTTTAGACAAAAAAAACCATTGCTTCAAAAAGACTAATTGCTGCCAAACTCTATGCACAGATAATGCCAAATGTTATTCTGCGCAATGTTATTCAACAGCTTTTGCTATAGCCAATCAATTAAATCTTTCAAAAGATGATTATTCTATTAGCTTTCAATCAAGGCTTGGTAAAGAACCCTGGTTAGAACCTTATACTACAAATACTATAAAAGATTTAGTTTCTATCGGGAAAAAGAAAATTGCCGTATTTTGTCCATCTTTTATATGCGATTGCCTTGAAACGACGTTTGAAATTGGGGTTGAATATCAAGAGGAATTTAAAAAACTTGGTGGGGAAGTATTGGATTTAATACCCGGTTTAAATGATCATCCCGTCTGGGTTTCAGGTCTTGCTAATATAATAAAAGAGTATGCAGGACAATGTGAAGTGGCTTTAAACCCAACTTATTCCTCAGCCTGTCAAAGAGATGTTGATCACATTTTAGCTTGA
- a CDS encoding metal-dependent hydrolase, with product MLPLIKDILKPYQGPITDHFNGKKFFNKNYFHKNLKDIFYWLMTQKRSSWPSFYPITPSIPPSNVAHNEIAISFVNHSTFLIQIGKTNILTDPIWAENAGPLKLGPKRHHKPGINLEDLPKISLILLSHNHYDHMDLKTLKEITNRDKSFIITGLGNKNYLRHRGFKNVENLDWWEKIELLNGINIHFLPAIHFSMRNVLNRDKTLWGGFFLKSEFFSFYYAGDTAYGNFFSEIPKNLGEADFAFLPIGAYEPNWFMQTNHMNPNEALQAFKDVQAKKMIPMHFGTFQLSDEGLEDPLIELSKAAKERIIDNDDLMILKPGQIVRIKHETK from the coding sequence ATGCTACCGTTAATAAAAGATATATTGAAGCCATACCAAGGTCCAATAACAGATCATTTCAATGGAAAAAAATTTTTTAATAAGAACTATTTTCACAAAAATTTAAAAGATATTTTTTATTGGTTGATGACTCAAAAAAGAAGTTCTTGGCCAAGTTTTTATCCTATTACACCATCCATCCCTCCAAGTAATGTTGCCCATAACGAAATTGCTATTTCATTTGTTAATCATTCCACTTTTCTAATTCAAATCGGAAAAACGAATATTTTAACAGACCCTATATGGGCTGAAAATGCTGGTCCGTTAAAACTTGGACCTAAAAGACACCATAAACCTGGAATAAATCTTGAAGATTTGCCAAAAATTTCCTTAATTTTATTAAGCCATAATCACTATGACCATATGGATTTAAAAACATTAAAAGAAATAACAAATCGGGATAAGTCTTTTATAATTACAGGCCTCGGCAACAAAAATTATTTACGCCATAGAGGCTTTAAAAATGTAGAAAATTTGGATTGGTGGGAAAAAATAGAATTGTTAAATGGTATCAATATCCATTTTCTTCCGGCCATTCATTTTTCGATGCGAAATGTTTTAAATCGGGATAAAACCCTTTGGGGTGGATTTTTTTTAAAATCTGAATTTTTTTCTTTTTATTATGCCGGAGATACAGCCTACGGAAATTTTTTTTCTGAAATACCCAAAAACTTAGGTGAAGCTGATTTTGCGTTTTTGCCAATTGGTGCTTACGAGCCTAATTGGTTTATGCAAACCAATCACATGAATCCAAATGAAGCACTCCAAGCTTTTAAAGATGTACAAGCAAAAAAAATGATACCTATGCATTTTGGTACCTTTCAATTATCAGATGAAGGTCTGGAAGATCCTTTAATAGAGCTATCTAAAGCTGCTAAAGAAAGGATAATAGATAACGATGATTTAATGATTCTAAAACCTGGACAAATAGTTAGGATAAAACATGAAACGAAGTAA
- a CDS encoding TspO/MBR family protein, producing MKRILLLIACIFFTLLVGISASYFTKTSVNDWFVLLKKPSWQPPNTVFAPVWTILYILMGVALWNILDTYNKSNKNAKIPLFLFFLQLILNFLWSYFFFYKKNIYLGLIDLSLLWILVLMTTISFWKYSKLAGILLFPYLIWTTYAWTLNFAIFLLNR from the coding sequence ATGAAACGTATTTTATTACTTATCGCATGTATTTTTTTTACTTTACTCGTAGGCATTTCAGCTAGTTATTTCACTAAAACATCTGTTAACGATTGGTTTGTTCTCTTAAAAAAGCCAAGTTGGCAACCCCCTAATACTGTTTTTGCTCCTGTTTGGACAATTTTATACATTTTAATGGGAGTGGCTCTTTGGAATATACTGGACACATATAACAAATCGAATAAAAATGCCAAAATTCCTCTTTTTCTATTTTTTTTGCAGCTTATTTTAAATTTTTTATGGTCTTATTTCTTTTTTTATAAAAAAAACATTTATTTAGGTTTAATTGATTTATCATTACTTTGGATTTTAGTTTTGATGACGACGATCTCTTTTTGGAAATATTCAAAGTTAGCAGGTATTCTTTTATTCCCTTATTTAATTTGGACAACGTATGCCTGGACCTTAAACTTTGCTATTTTTCTTTTAAATCGTTGA
- the tsaA gene encoding putative peroxiredoxin, whose translation MGVLVGKKAPEFHAKAVINNQMVDNFTLSQFKGQNVVLFFYPLDFTFVCPTEIHAFQDALEEFEKRNTQLIGCSVDSVFSHYAWLNTPKSKGGIQGVSFPLISDINKTIADAYDVLAENEGIAYRGLFLIDGEGVVRHQVVNDLPLGRSVHEVLRMIDALNFVEKYGDVCPANWRNGEESMKPTFKGVEVYFSSK comes from the coding sequence ATGGGAGTATTAGTAGGCAAAAAAGCACCCGAATTTCACGCCAAGGCAGTTATTAATAATCAAATGGTAGACAATTTTACTTTGTCACAATTTAAGGGACAAAACGTGGTATTATTCTTTTATCCTTTAGATTTTACTTTTGTTTGTCCAACCGAAATTCATGCGTTTCAAGATGCTTTAGAAGAATTTGAAAAAAGAAATACTCAACTTATAGGCTGTTCAGTTGATAGTGTTTTTAGTCACTATGCTTGGTTGAATACCCCAAAAAGTAAAGGCGGGATTCAAGGGGTTTCTTTCCCATTGATTTCCGATATTAATAAAACGATTGCAGATGCCTATGACGTTTTAGCCGAAAATGAAGGTATTGCGTATAGAGGATTATTTTTAATCGACGGTGAAGGCGTTGTTAGACATCAAGTTGTAAATGATTTACCCTTAGGTCGCTCAGTTCATGAAGTTTTGCGCATGATTGACGCCTTAAATTTTGTTGAAAAATATGGGGATGTTTGCCCTGCAAATTGGAGAAATGGGGAAGAAAGTATGAAACCGACTTTTAAAGGTGTTGAAGTTTATTTTTCAAGCAAATAA
- the eno gene encoding Enolase, with product MSYIRSIKAIEILDSRGYPTIEVTVVTDLDIVAKASVPSGASTGENEAIELRDGDKNRFFGKGVQKAVSHVNNLIAQYLIGESVINQERIDHLLIELDGTPNKSKIGANAILGASLAIARAASQTLQLPLYRYIGGVHPFLLPCPMMNIMNGGAHADNSLEFQEFMIRPIGAKSFSDAIQWGAQIFHTLKKLLKEQGHVTAVGDEGGFAPNLSSNEIAIETILNAIEKAGYQPGVDVTLALDCAASEFFDKAKGKYCEKKKIKASGAGLERSYKEQVDYLEDLCKKYPIDSIEDGLDENDWEGWKYLNEKLGKKIQIVGDDIFVTNPKFLLKGIQEKAANAILIKLNQIGTLTETLETIRIAQNNAFKTIISHRSGETEDSFIADLSVAVNAGQIKTGSLSRTDRIAKYNRLLEIEDELQGLAKYNP from the coding sequence ATGTCTTATATACGATCAATTAAAGCTATTGAAATTTTAGATTCTAGGGGTTATCCAACAATTGAAGTTACTGTCGTAACAGATTTAGACATTGTTGCTAAAGCATCCGTTCCATCTGGTGCATCGACTGGAGAAAATGAGGCTATTGAATTACGCGATGGTGATAAAAATCGTTTTTTTGGAAAAGGTGTTCAAAAAGCTGTTTCCCATGTCAATAATTTGATTGCTCAATATTTAATAGGGGAGTCTGTCATTAACCAAGAACGGATTGATCATTTGTTGATTGAATTAGACGGAACACCCAATAAATCAAAAATAGGTGCAAATGCTATCCTCGGAGCTTCCTTAGCCATAGCAAGAGCTGCTTCTCAAACCCTTCAGTTGCCATTATACCGCTACATTGGTGGAGTTCATCCTTTTCTGTTACCATGTCCTATGATGAATATAATGAATGGAGGCGCTCATGCTGATAATTCATTAGAATTTCAAGAGTTTATGATTCGACCAATAGGAGCTAAATCGTTTTCAGATGCAATTCAATGGGGAGCACAAATTTTTCATACATTAAAAAAACTATTAAAAGAGCAAGGTCATGTGACAGCTGTTGGGGATGAAGGAGGTTTTGCACCAAATTTATCATCTAATGAAATTGCTATTGAGACAATTTTAAATGCTATAGAAAAAGCAGGTTATCAACCAGGTGTAGACGTAACACTTGCCTTAGATTGTGCGGCCTCTGAGTTTTTTGATAAGGCAAAAGGTAAATATTGTGAGAAGAAAAAAATTAAAGCTAGTGGAGCGGGTTTAGAAAGATCTTATAAAGAACAGGTGGATTATTTAGAAGATTTATGTAAAAAATACCCGATTGATTCTATAGAAGATGGTCTTGATGAAAATGATTGGGAAGGATGGAAGTATTTAAACGAAAAATTAGGCAAAAAAATTCAAATCGTAGGCGATGATATTTTTGTCACAAATCCTAAATTTTTATTAAAAGGTATTCAAGAAAAAGCTGCTAATGCCATTTTAATTAAGTTAAATCAAATAGGAACTTTAACTGAAACATTAGAAACAATTCGTATAGCGCAAAATAATGCTTTTAAAACGATTATTTCTCATCGCTCCGGTGAAACCGAAGATAGTTTTATTGCGGATTTAAGCGTCGCTGTCAATGCTGGGCAAATAAAAACAGGCTCTTTATCCAGAACTGATCGAATAGCAAAATACAATCGATTGTTAGAAATAGAAGATGAGTTACAAGGATTAGCGAAATATAACCCTTAA
- the rsgA gene encoding Putative ribosome biogenesis GTPase RsgA, whose translation MSKKDESNKYEKDWVACDVESHYFGTDRKHSKKEKKLAIAKDRSKYKKTDQAKLQKSQKQKVYIPTDQDRRGRVISIKPEGFFVENETSSEIIVCSLKGALKKEKNLSKNLVTVGDFVLYNEVNKTITYIEPRKSVLSRADNLSRRKEQFIAANVDQVIITVSIVSPEIKPFLIDRYIIAAVKGNLTPIIVVNKIDLLQDETKENPLIEVQKEIYEEVLAAYTKAKISIIGVSVVTGEGLEDLKKIMQGKTSVFSGQSGVGKSSLINIICGTELRTGEIVSKTKKGSHTTTTTKLIHLSFGGWCVDTPGVKSFGVWDLKKNELKSYFSEIEKYGQSCKYQDCSHIQEEDCAVIKAVEEGKISLLRYQSYQMLLQDLEEEYLRR comes from the coding sequence ATGAGTAAAAAAGACGAATCAAATAAATATGAAAAAGATTGGGTAGCCTGTGATGTTGAGTCACATTATTTTGGCACAGATAGAAAACATTCAAAAAAAGAAAAAAAATTAGCTATTGCTAAAGATCGTTCAAAATATAAAAAAACAGATCAAGCAAAATTACAAAAATCTCAAAAGCAAAAAGTTTACATTCCGACAGATCAAGATAGAAGAGGAAGAGTTATTTCGATCAAGCCGGAAGGATTTTTTGTTGAAAATGAAACTAGTAGTGAAATAATCGTTTGTTCTTTAAAAGGTGCTTTAAAAAAGGAAAAAAATCTTTCCAAAAATTTAGTCACAGTTGGAGATTTTGTTTTATATAACGAAGTTAACAAAACAATAACATATATTGAACCTAGAAAGTCAGTACTTTCACGAGCAGACAACTTGTCTCGAAGAAAAGAACAATTTATAGCAGCTAATGTAGATCAAGTTATTATAACGGTATCGATAGTATCACCTGAAATAAAACCCTTTCTAATCGATCGCTATATCATAGCGGCGGTTAAGGGAAATTTAACACCGATTATTGTCGTAAACAAAATCGATTTATTACAGGATGAAACAAAAGAAAACCCTTTAATAGAAGTCCAAAAAGAAATTTATGAAGAAGTTCTTGCCGCATACACTAAGGCCAAAATCTCAATTATTGGAGTTAGCGTCGTTACAGGAGAAGGCTTAGAAGATTTAAAAAAAATCATGCAAGGTAAGACCTCGGTTTTTTCCGGTCAATCGGGGGTTGGAAAGTCTTCTTTAATTAATATCATTTGTGGAACTGAGCTTAGAACAGGTGAAATCGTTTCGAAGACTAAAAAAGGTTCCCATACAACGACCACTACGAAATTAATCCACCTATCTTTTGGAGGATGGTGTGTTGATACTCCGGGTGTAAAAAGTTTTGGAGTATGGGATTTGAAAAAGAATGAACTTAAGTCTTATTTTTCCGAAATAGAAAAATATGGGCAAAGTTGTAAATATCAAGATTGTAGCCATATTCAAGAAGAAGATTGTGCAGTTATTAAAGCTGTAGAAGAAGGAAAGATATCATTATTGCGTTACCAATCTTATCAAATGTTATTACAAGATCTTGAAGAAGAATATTTAAGACGGTAG